The Alosa sapidissima isolate fAloSap1 chromosome 5, fAloSap1.pri, whole genome shotgun sequence genome has a window encoding:
- the irf1b gene encoding interferon regulatory factor 1b isoform X2, with translation MPVSRMRMRPWLECKIESRSIDGLEWVDKDKMIFSIPWKHAARHGWCQDKDASLFKEWAIHTGKYKPGVTQADPKTWKANFRCAMNSLPDIEEVKDKSINKGCGAVRVYRMLPEVHKKKDKRSRSRDGKRKIKVKGEFRDMCDEEPPRASFSIRIIQDNSLTQDSIVDSTMQDIDIPTKPYIDGLEVPDTTDWVSAFQVSPDHSIGYDDDLNLIGISQQLERDQPQWYANDIDGRGFLSNELGTSTQTESYHSPQSQWSDSSEIELQLVTELVSQHAMEEQPIYGEMWTYNVGNTMPQLVC, from the exons ATGCCTGTATCCAGAATGCGCATGCGACCCTGGCTGGAGTGCAAGATCGAATCCAGGTCTATCGATggtttggagtgggtggataAG GACAAGATGATCTTTTCCATTCCCTGGAAGCATGCAGCTCGCCATGGCTGGTGTCAGGACAAGGATGCCAGTCTTTTCAAGGAGTGGGCCATCCACACCG GTAAATACAAACCGGGTGTGACTCAAGCAGACCCTAAAACATGGAAGGCGAATTTCCGCTGTGCCATGAACTCCCTGCCTGACATCGAGGAGGTGAAAGATAAAAGCATCAACAAGGGATGTGGAGCTGTGCGAGTCTACCGAATGCTGCCGGAAGTGCACAAAAAGAAAG ACAAGAGGTCAAGATCAAGGGACGGAAAGAGAAAGATTAAG GTCAAGGGGGAGTTCAGGGATATGTGTGATGAAGAACCTCCCAGGGCTTCTTTCAGTATAAGGATAATTCAGGATAATTCTCTGACCCAGGATAGCATAGTGGACAGCACTATGCAGGATATAG ATATTCCTACAAAACCATACATAGATGGACTCGAAGTAcctgacacaacagactgggttTCAGCCTTCCAGGTTTCTCCAGATCACTCAATAG GTTATGATGATGATCTCAATCTCATTGGG ATCTCACAACAACTGGAGCGTGACCAACCTCAGTGGTATGCTAACGATATTGATGGGAGGGGTTTCCTGAGCAATGAACTaggcacaagcacacagacagaatCATATCACAGTCCTCAGAGCCAGTGGAGTGATTCATCAG aaATTGAACTCCAGCTCGTCACAGAACTAGTGTCTCAACATGCAATGGAAGAACAGCCCATTT
- the irf1b gene encoding interferon regulatory factor 1b isoform X3: MPVSRMRMRPWLECKIESRSIDGLEWVDKDKMIFSIPWKHAARHGWCQDKDASLFKEWAIHTGKYKPGVTQADPKTWKANFRCAMNSLPDIEEVKDKSINKGCGAVRVYRMLPEVHKKKDKRSRSRDGKRKIKVKGEFRDMCDEEPPRASFSIRIIQDNSLTQDSIVDSTMQDIDGLEVPDTTDWVSAFQVSPDHSIGYDDDLNLIGISQQLERDQPQWYANDIDGRGFLSNELGTSTQTESYHSPQSQWSDSSEEIELQLVTELVSQHAMEEQPIYGEMWTYNVGNTMPQLVC; this comes from the exons ATGCCTGTATCCAGAATGCGCATGCGACCCTGGCTGGAGTGCAAGATCGAATCCAGGTCTATCGATggtttggagtgggtggataAG GACAAGATGATCTTTTCCATTCCCTGGAAGCATGCAGCTCGCCATGGCTGGTGTCAGGACAAGGATGCCAGTCTTTTCAAGGAGTGGGCCATCCACACCG GTAAATACAAACCGGGTGTGACTCAAGCAGACCCTAAAACATGGAAGGCGAATTTCCGCTGTGCCATGAACTCCCTGCCTGACATCGAGGAGGTGAAAGATAAAAGCATCAACAAGGGATGTGGAGCTGTGCGAGTCTACCGAATGCTGCCGGAAGTGCACAAAAAGAAAG ACAAGAGGTCAAGATCAAGGGACGGAAAGAGAAAGATTAAG GTCAAGGGGGAGTTCAGGGATATGTGTGATGAAGAACCTCCCAGGGCTTCTTTCAGTATAAGGATAATTCAGGATAATTCTCTGACCCAGGATAGCATAGTGGACAGCACTATGCAGGATATAG ATGGACTCGAAGTAcctgacacaacagactgggttTCAGCCTTCCAGGTTTCTCCAGATCACTCAATAG GTTATGATGATGATCTCAATCTCATTGGG ATCTCACAACAACTGGAGCGTGACCAACCTCAGTGGTATGCTAACGATATTGATGGGAGGGGTTTCCTGAGCAATGAACTaggcacaagcacacagacagaatCATATCACAGTCCTCAGAGCCAGTGGAGTGATTCATCAG aggaaATTGAACTCCAGCTCGTCACAGAACTAGTGTCTCAACATGCAATGGAAGAACAGCCCATTT
- the irf1b gene encoding interferon regulatory factor 1b isoform X1, whose translation MPVSRMRMRPWLECKIESRSIDGLEWVDKDKMIFSIPWKHAARHGWCQDKDASLFKEWAIHTGKYKPGVTQADPKTWKANFRCAMNSLPDIEEVKDKSINKGCGAVRVYRMLPEVHKKKDKRSRSRDGKRKIKVKGEFRDMCDEEPPRASFSIRIIQDNSLTQDSIVDSTMQDIDIPTKPYIDGLEVPDTTDWVSAFQVSPDHSIGYDDDLNLIGISQQLERDQPQWYANDIDGRGFLSNELGTSTQTESYHSPQSQWSDSSEEIELQLVTELVSQHAMEEQPIYGEMWTYNVGNTMPQLVC comes from the exons ATGCCTGTATCCAGAATGCGCATGCGACCCTGGCTGGAGTGCAAGATCGAATCCAGGTCTATCGATggtttggagtgggtggataAG GACAAGATGATCTTTTCCATTCCCTGGAAGCATGCAGCTCGCCATGGCTGGTGTCAGGACAAGGATGCCAGTCTTTTCAAGGAGTGGGCCATCCACACCG GTAAATACAAACCGGGTGTGACTCAAGCAGACCCTAAAACATGGAAGGCGAATTTCCGCTGTGCCATGAACTCCCTGCCTGACATCGAGGAGGTGAAAGATAAAAGCATCAACAAGGGATGTGGAGCTGTGCGAGTCTACCGAATGCTGCCGGAAGTGCACAAAAAGAAAG ACAAGAGGTCAAGATCAAGGGACGGAAAGAGAAAGATTAAG GTCAAGGGGGAGTTCAGGGATATGTGTGATGAAGAACCTCCCAGGGCTTCTTTCAGTATAAGGATAATTCAGGATAATTCTCTGACCCAGGATAGCATAGTGGACAGCACTATGCAGGATATAG ATATTCCTACAAAACCATACATAGATGGACTCGAAGTAcctgacacaacagactgggttTCAGCCTTCCAGGTTTCTCCAGATCACTCAATAG GTTATGATGATGATCTCAATCTCATTGGG ATCTCACAACAACTGGAGCGTGACCAACCTCAGTGGTATGCTAACGATATTGATGGGAGGGGTTTCCTGAGCAATGAACTaggcacaagcacacagacagaatCATATCACAGTCCTCAGAGCCAGTGGAGTGATTCATCAG aggaaATTGAACTCCAGCTCGTCACAGAACTAGTGTCTCAACATGCAATGGAAGAACAGCCCATTT